The following proteins come from a genomic window of Corallococcus sp. NCRR:
- the purF gene encoding amidophosphoribosyltransferase: protein MCGIFGIVGHGEASNLTYLGLHALQHRGQESAGIVASDGHTLRAHRQMGLVADIFTAPVIEGLPGKAAIGHVRYSTAGGSGIKNAQPLFVNYAGGQFSIAHNGNLVNATELKAELESEGALFQSDADTEVVMHLLARSKQPTFEARLVEALRRVEGAYSILLLTEDKLIAVRDPNGFRPLVLGKMKEGAYVLASETTALDLIEAEIVRELEPGELVVIENGVLRTSMPFKPAARLGRCIFEHVYFAKPDSVLFGSSVYEVRKRLGVQLAREQPAEADLVIAVPDSGVPAAIGFSQASGIPYDVGLIRSHYVGRTFIEPQQSIRHFGVKLKLSAVRQVLKGKRVVVVDDSIVRGTTSRKIVKMLKAAGAVEVHLRISSPPTQWPCYYGIDTPSRTELIAASHTTEEIAKYVTADSLGYLSLEGLGTAVEDPKRSTYCTACFSGQYLTDKLSQSAGATKLSA, encoded by the coding sequence ATGTGCGGCATCTTCGGAATCGTGGGTCACGGAGAGGCGTCCAACCTGACGTACCTGGGGTTGCACGCCCTGCAGCACCGCGGACAGGAGTCCGCCGGAATCGTCGCGTCCGACGGGCACACCCTGCGCGCGCACCGGCAGATGGGCCTGGTGGCCGACATCTTCACCGCCCCGGTGATTGAAGGACTCCCGGGCAAGGCGGCCATCGGCCACGTGCGCTACAGCACGGCGGGTGGCAGCGGCATCAAGAACGCCCAGCCCCTGTTCGTGAACTACGCGGGCGGCCAGTTCTCCATCGCGCACAACGGCAACCTCGTGAACGCGACGGAGCTCAAGGCGGAGCTGGAGTCGGAGGGCGCGCTGTTCCAGTCGGACGCGGACACGGAGGTGGTGATGCACCTCCTCGCCCGCTCCAAGCAGCCCACCTTCGAGGCCCGCCTCGTGGAGGCGCTGCGCCGGGTGGAGGGCGCTTACAGCATCCTGCTGCTCACCGAGGACAAGCTCATCGCGGTGCGCGACCCCAACGGCTTCCGGCCGCTGGTGCTGGGCAAGATGAAGGAAGGCGCGTACGTGCTCGCCAGCGAGACGACGGCGCTGGACCTCATCGAAGCGGAGATCGTCCGCGAGCTGGAGCCCGGCGAGCTGGTCGTCATCGAGAACGGCGTGCTGCGCACCAGCATGCCCTTCAAGCCCGCGGCGCGGCTGGGCCGCTGCATCTTCGAGCACGTCTACTTCGCCAAGCCGGACTCGGTGCTCTTCGGCAGCAGCGTGTACGAGGTGCGCAAGCGCCTGGGCGTGCAGCTGGCGCGCGAGCAGCCCGCGGAAGCGGACCTGGTCATCGCGGTGCCGGACTCGGGCGTGCCCGCGGCCATCGGCTTCTCGCAGGCGAGCGGCATCCCCTACGACGTGGGCCTCATCCGCAGCCACTACGTGGGCCGCACCTTCATCGAGCCGCAGCAGTCCATCCGTCACTTCGGCGTGAAGCTGAAGCTGTCCGCCGTGCGCCAGGTGCTCAAGGGCAAGCGCGTGGTGGTGGTGGACGACTCCATCGTGCGCGGCACCACCAGCCGGAAGATCGTGAAGATGCTCAAGGCCGCGGGCGCCGTGGAGGTGCACCTGCGCATCTCGTCGCCGCCCACGCAGTGGCCCTGCTACTACGGCATCGACACGCCCAGCCGCACGGAGCTCATCGCGGCCAGCCACACCACGGAGGAGATCGCGAAGTACGTGACGGCGGACTCCCTGGGCTACCTGTCGCTGGAGGGCCTGGGCACCGCGGTGGAGGACCCGAAGCGGAGCACCTACTGCACCGCGTGCTTCTCCGGGCAGTACCTCACCGACAAGCTGTCCCAGAGCGCGGGTGCCACCAAGCTCAGCGCCTGA
- a CDS encoding sensor histidine kinase has protein sequence MPPSSAPETPAAPSGRPGLAQAERQFVRSVVAGLVLLGAVAVAGPLLSYRSDVAGARAEFQSRMTREARVYAEALGLHLKLLQTELLRVSEGVGPDVKRELPTEDLQDLTTPRAGLFHAGVMVLDAQGKLRWSDPPLDEAQAGGGFVTRPWFQQVLARQTSVVDAIAPGASLFVVAVPVVREGQTTAVLAGLLDTGTALPGGRPLSDDLELLVLNASGDLFLPSAPPSWANVSRASGELRDFIREGVRPPSLDAMPETFLTATPVPGTGLHLVLAADETALLSGLRDRFLVQLLVLALLQVGTLVLFTVHWRRVYGLFREVEARSARQEKMAALGSAASLIAHEVKNSLNGLKAATGLVSPEGEGGLVVRTLHGQIDRLAHLATSLLHFGKPPVVRRVDVDLSRLVRDVVEGLRSLPEAAEVRVDVDVPPDAAPLSCDPLLLTTALDNLVRNAMEATVAAKDLGKVAEPQVRVRARLDADAAVVTVEDNGGGPPPEVEGHLFEPFHTSKPKGIGLGLAMTRQALEHQGGELTFERLPDGSRFLLHLPRVPRS, from the coding sequence GTGCCACCAAGCTCAGCGCCTGAGACGCCAGCCGCGCCTTCCGGCCGGCCCGGGCTCGCCCAGGCGGAGCGGCAGTTCGTCCGCTCCGTCGTCGCGGGCCTGGTGTTGTTGGGCGCGGTCGCCGTCGCGGGGCCGCTGCTCTCCTACCGCAGTGACGTCGCCGGAGCCCGCGCGGAGTTCCAGTCCCGCATGACGCGCGAGGCCCGCGTCTACGCGGAGGCGCTGGGCCTGCACCTGAAGCTGCTCCAGACGGAGCTCTTGCGCGTGTCCGAGGGCGTGGGCCCGGACGTGAAGCGCGAGCTGCCCACCGAGGACCTCCAGGACCTCACCACGCCGCGCGCGGGCCTCTTCCACGCGGGCGTGATGGTGCTGGACGCGCAGGGCAAGCTGCGCTGGAGCGACCCGCCGCTCGATGAGGCACAAGCCGGCGGCGGCTTCGTCACGCGCCCCTGGTTCCAGCAGGTGCTCGCGCGCCAGACGTCCGTGGTGGACGCCATCGCCCCGGGCGCGTCCCTCTTCGTCGTCGCGGTGCCGGTGGTGCGCGAGGGACAGACCACGGCGGTGCTCGCGGGCCTGCTGGACACGGGCACGGCGCTGCCGGGCGGCCGGCCCCTGAGCGACGACCTGGAGCTGCTCGTCCTCAACGCCTCCGGAGACCTCTTCCTGCCGAGCGCGCCGCCCTCGTGGGCCAACGTGTCGCGCGCGTCCGGGGAGCTGCGCGACTTCATCCGCGAGGGCGTCCGCCCTCCGTCGCTGGACGCGATGCCGGAGACCTTCCTCACCGCCACGCCCGTGCCCGGCACGGGGCTGCACCTGGTGCTCGCCGCGGACGAGACCGCGCTCCTGTCCGGGCTGCGCGACCGCTTCCTCGTGCAGTTGCTGGTGCTGGCGCTGCTCCAGGTGGGCACGCTGGTGCTCTTCACCGTCCACTGGCGCCGCGTCTACGGCCTGTTCCGCGAGGTCGAAGCGCGCTCGGCCCGGCAGGAGAAGATGGCCGCGCTGGGCAGCGCCGCCAGCCTCATCGCGCACGAGGTGAAGAACTCCCTCAACGGCCTCAAGGCCGCCACCGGCCTCGTCTCTCCCGAAGGCGAAGGCGGGCTCGTGGTGCGCACGCTGCACGGGCAGATCGACCGGCTGGCGCACCTGGCCACGTCGCTGCTCCACTTCGGCAAGCCACCCGTCGTGCGCCGCGTGGACGTGGACCTGTCCAGGCTCGTGCGCGACGTGGTGGAGGGCCTGCGCTCATTGCCGGAGGCGGCCGAGGTGCGCGTGGACGTGGACGTGCCCCCGGACGCGGCGCCCCTGTCCTGCGACCCGCTGCTCCTCACCACCGCGCTGGACAACCTGGTGCGCAACGCGATGGAGGCCACGGTGGCGGCCAAGGACCTGGGCAAGGTGGCCGAGCCCCAGGTGCGCGTGCGGGCCCGCCTGGACGCGGACGCCGCGGTGGTGACGGTGGAGGACAACGGGGGTGGGCCGCCGCCGGAGGTGGAAGGCCACCTCTTCGAGCCCTTCCACACCTCCAAGCCCAAGGGCATCGGCCTGGGGCTGGCCATGACGCGCCAGGCGCTGGAGCATCAGGGCGGAGAGCTCACCTTCGAGCGCCTCCCCGACGGCAGCCGCTTCCTCCTCCACCTTCCCCGAGTGCCCCGGTCATGA